A window of Dysidea avara chromosome 1, odDysAvar1.4, whole genome shotgun sequence genomic DNA:
ataaactactggtgttgtccaCGGCAGTCTTGAAATTTAAGTCTTCtcttctgtaaacaatagtaaataaacacacaaacaaatatagtctacttacattatttgaagatACATCTCATTgtaaactactggtgttgtccaCAATAGTCTTGATGTCTCAGTCTTGtcttctgtaaacaatagtaaataaacacacaaaccaaaTATAGTCTACatacttacattatttgaagattCCCACTGTACCAGCACAGTTGTCTTGTTGTCTAAGTTGATAGCAGCCTTTTCTCCAACTTCTCTAGTTTGTCTCCAACTTCCCTCAGCCATGTTGCTGTCTAAAGTACCCTTGTTGCTGAAAGTCGTCTTGACATCTCAGTCTTAtcttctgtaaacaatagtaaataaacacataCTAACAAGAGTTTACTTACATCTGAAGATGTGCACTGTATCAGCACAGTTTTCTTGTCATCCAAACTACTGGTGTTGACAGCAGTCCCCTCCAACTTCTCTAGCATTGTCTCAGATTTCTATTCCAAAAACAAATGTATATAAgtacattaacaaatacagTCCACTTACTTTAATAATGATGTACACACAAGTCCTGCCTTAGTGTTATCTTCTAAAGAAAAGCAGACAAAAATATTAAACAAAGCTGTATTAAACTTATACAGCATCAAAGATTTCACACAGCAATATTCATATTGCCATTGTTCTGACTAGAACCCACCAAGGCTTACTGCTTTCAACCAGCAACGTGGCGATCAGTCTTAATCACGTGAGGTAGCAATTCTAATAAGTGCGCGATATTCTATTCAAATTCACGACCCAGGCACATAAATCCGAATATTTGATCAGATGATGATGGGATCATAGATGTGACCAAATTACCTGGCTCAGTCAAGTTCTTCAGAACGATTGAAGCTAGTAGTCCAAGGTACGTTGTAGTGAGTATAGCGAGGTTCATGTTAAATAATGTGGTACAGGGTGCGAATTGGCTCAGATCGATGGATGGCAATGGTTTACTCAGCCATACGGCCTTCTAGGAAGATGAAACTCACTGTGGAGTTTTCCTATAGGCTGATCAATCAGAaatcttatgcacctatcaaccCACCtataccccaggtcgggcagaggtTGGGATTTGCAAATGTTAGAtgacaaattccccacccctggggacaacttcgaattacaaatcccctactaattcGTATTATTTATCCCAGGAATCACTAATGCACCTATtaaagttttgccccacctacccccatgcGGGCAAATGAGAGGCATAACAAGGGGATTGGACAAAAATTTCAGCCCCAGGGGTGGAGGCTTTGATCTATACACTTGTAATAAAAGATTGAGAAATCTGATGGATGGTGGCCACATAGGAGGGGGATTAGACCTCCAAATTTGCCCCAGGGTGGGGGGATTAGACTTAgaactttgtcaaatcccctcctGTGTCCCCTCCTTGCCCgcatgggggtaggtggggcaaaactttgataaGTGCATAACGACATGGCCAATGGCTATttgtgttgcaaatgcccctatCCTGGGGACGAGGTTGGGTGACAAATCCCCACCCGCTGCTGCCCAACTTGGAgtaggtggggcgtgacattgataggtacattagtTTTATTGCGTGCGTTAAGTTTAAGTGAGTTTTGTGTCATTTTGTAATCTTTTTTTCAGACCTGtgtgtatgtagaatacttttaaaacttttcaAAAACATGATGTCAGACGGAAGGCATTCACTAGTGCTTACTTTGAATTACACTGTTGCTTTAagttagcaattttcagctacacaacaattttTTTAATGGATTTGTCACCAGCTTAAAACTAtcaaccacttcaaagtcagccaAAACAAAgacataattgaaaccacaactccaccttagatattttgcatcattgtgacacctccactttagttgtttaccatTTCTAGTTGCTAGCATTGGTACATAAacagtttatttatttaatttatttaataatgctttacagcacaagtgctgaaggtctataggacacctgcctgctcaaagactttagctacttaaggtgtgtttgaaaagttggagaaaggagaaaaaatccatgactggacctaggtggcctcgaacctgcagccatccatttacgctcgaacgctgaGTTGTCAAACTAATTTCAGCCACTGATCCTGACACAGGTGAGTATTGTATCATGGAGTACAAGTGCTTCATTGATCTTGTAGATAAGGACAAGTTGCTTGTTCTTGGtacattgttggacaatgcTAGGCAGGGCCTTTGCTCCAATTCTGAGGTAGGTGCCATGCAGTGTATCATGCTAGTAATGTTACATGTTTCTGTTGCAGTCAACTCATCATGAGTTTATAGCCATATTGGCACTCTTGGTAAAAACTTATCCATATATCATTTAAATTTGCTGACATGCACCAACTATTGAATGTGGACCCAAAGCAGGAACATCAGGTAATAAGGGATGGCATTTCTTTTGCTTTTAGTTGTGGTGTCTTCTCTATAGCTTCATCGTTGAACACAAGCTCTCCACCACTTGCCAAACTGTGCTTTTCTGGGACGTTCAGTCAGTCCACTATACTGAACTTCTTGTTGCCGATAGGATCTCTTTGCCTCCATGGAGAGAGAACAGAAACTGATATTAGGGGCTATCAATGTCTTCACTGCTATTGCTGCACACCTGAAATGAACCAAATGCTATTTTCTACTGAAGAGCTACCTACAGCTAATCCCAAAGAGGAAACACATTGAAAAGAACTTGATCAAGTACGAATACTGTTTATACTGTATCTATCCATCCATAGTgtaatgatttatttgtagggCAGCAGTTGGAATTCTTAGTGGATTTCACTTTGATTTGAAATCACAAGCAGAAGCTAGTCACTGACAATGGAGGTGAAGGTGTACCAGAGTTGGCCAAGATGGATGTGGCAGAAGAAGACTTGAAAACACAAGAGGAAGGTGAGCAGTTTTACAAGAAATACGACATAGACATCATCATTTCTGATTTAGAAAAGGCCAATTCACttataatccacacaaaaacagctaaactgtgaaaaaatggtgcggccttaaaaagcctgggtgaaaaagttgtgaaatcaaaggtggcggccaagaaatggctgcaatgatgttaatgctaataaattttaacaatgcacacagccattattaaaatttttagcattaacatcattgcagccatttcttggccgccacctttgatttcacaactttttcacccaggctttttaaggccgcaccattttttcacagcttggctgtttttgtgtggatttcactcctttttgtactttacaaggccccaaaaccagcctatggctgactttgaggtttgtctttactcacattttttcttttctatgtagatacaatgatgattattgaagatagacttataaatgtatttcattgcatgatttaattcaatatttgataatattattgtaatactctaatagagcgcacattttttgaggagttctaatagaacatacatagaatgttctagaacagtctagaacttctattggtagatttatgaaattacaaacgtttgactataagcagatttcaactagaaatttcatttataaagcagaaattaagtgaggtgatcagtcaaggtagcagtggttcagtggttaaggatacaggtgttaggtatggaggtccctggttcgaactctggtaagtttttttccgacattttttgcacaccttttttactccgtggtgactgctctattagagtatctcgttcctcgattttacacttgcttagattttgctttataattttgtcgctgtaactctattgctattcaaactatcaaaaggcactgctacgatgatcagcctatctacacaccaattttcaagttatttctatgcttggtttaccctgtagccgtgacagaagtttgatctgtttttacgtgaataaacgtccataactccttgaatactactcagacttacaacaaacttggtatgtgaatccaccgttacacgttcttaatttgtgccaaagatcgaggcaatcaagttacacgtttgcattttatagcaatttttgcaaagtgtgcccccccccccccccccccccccccgtacggcataagaagaaaaaaacgaagaaattaaaacgaaattttggacgcccatatctcgcaaatggcagttgcgaatttaatctaatttgctgtgtggcgtaccctacctgggggacagctataatgcaaaaatagtgtgctttggagaaggggccatggagctatgcatgcgtgaaaaagctgttttctttcttcctgtaaatatactcacggtgtggtcgccggctttcttggccgcacgacacactaccgtgtgtcttgattcacacCTCTGTTACCAAAGCTATTTTACCAGAGTTGCAGTCTTGTCTGACGAAGCGGGTATGATAATATAAAGGTCATACAGTAGTGACCATCATGTAATGGATCCACAGTCGAATCAAAGTGGTTACGGACTCAGTCCCCACAAACATGACAAAGACACACTTCAAGTACATATCACTCTAGCCATAACTCAACTATTACTATAACTACCAGAGGACACGCTTAATTCTAACCTTTCTGGGTGAGTAGTTGTGTTAATGATATTGCAATTGTTCCCATCCTTACTGTCTCTATGCTGTTTAGCTTACTACTGAAGGTTTGTCACACAGTAAGAAGCTACCAAATGAGATGTTTGAGAGGTGGCcagaaatacatttataaagaTGGTATCACTTTTGGTCCCAAATATGTCCACTTCATATTAAAAGAGATGAAGGAGGTGCTAACAAAAGGATACAAGGTATGACTACATTTTAGGATTTCTTGAGAGTTTTTTCTTGGACCAGGTGCAGGTGCTTAGTTACAGTATCCATGTTTTATTGAATAGAGTTAAGGACCAATTGACTGCTGGAAATTTAGATGTCACCATTAGCGAGGTAACAATGGTGGTATAAGTGTTGGTTTGGTGTGGCGGCAGAAGAGAGAAGAGAAGGAgaaattacatcatcaaaacTTCCTGAATCACGTGCCAGCTAGAGTATTAAGAATTACAAAATGTTAGCCGTGTTACTCTGTAATTTTTaaccgtgtgtgtgtgttcatgatTGATTGATCGGTAGACAAGTTTGGAATTCACAAATATTAAAAACTCTTGTTTATATTCATTAGATCTTATGGACTTCGCTGAAAAGAGGAAAAGTTGATAGCAAAGACAATGAGTATCTTAAAATGATGGATCTTTATGTTGAGCTGTTAACAAATCTTCAAACACAACTGTAAGTGTATTGTTGATGTGCTGAGAAACTATGCTAGAGCTGGGGATTCTTTTGCCAGTGGTTCAAACCAAAAGCTATTAACATCAGCGTTCAAGgtttgcaccattgtgtttcaGTAAGTAGTGTAGTATGTGTTATGCTGACGTAGGTGCAGTACTTGTAAGGGACTGCATCAGTCAACAGATTAGTGAAGCACAGCTTAaggtgtgtgcatgagtgtgaAAGAAGTGTTTTATGTTGCATCTTCTTAGCTATTGTTCATGTCCATTGAAGAAGACGTATACGACTATCAACACCAAACAACAGCCTTTCCACTGCTAGGGGTGTGTCTCCATAGTTCATGTTAATGTGCGATGTAACCTGTGATGTGTTAGGCTTTCTTGGAACAGTCTGGTTTAATTGATAACTGCACCACTTTATTCATTACATATGAATTTGAGTGGTTAATTTTTTTTCAGGAAGGTTGGTCATCATCACTGTTACCTAAGTGACATGCTGTGTGCTACCTATGCTGTGCTACAGTTTCTCCCAGACTATAAACTGAAGAAGCTTTAGTCTTACTTTGATTTGTTCATATAGGTACGTAAAATACTTCTTTATATTTACATACTTATATTTTGTGACTAGCTTTGAGGTGCAGGGTGGCAGAGAGCCGGTATTGGAAACGTCTGTAATATTTGCTAAACTCCCAAAGGTAAAAAATTGTGGTCTGTTTACTAAGCTCATATTTGCTTTCACCAGACAACTCACTGCAAAATGGCAACATACTTTTTCATCCCAGTGGCCAGTCGTCTTGTTAATGATGACTCACCAATAGGTAGGTCTATGGTGGCTGAAGTAATGAAAGATTTAATCACTAATGTGAGGAAGTATGTAGTACTATGAAACTTTAATGAGACTACATGTTGTGATAGTAGCAATGCTAAGATGTGTGTCACCTCATTAAAATTGGTCCCTTCATTGTTGGACATTTCACTACATGTTGTCGTACTAACAAGGTGGTTGTTATTGCCCtatattaatcgatccccacaatatAACCAATTTTGGACTTagtgtctatataatcactgcctaGTTATAGCTGGGGCTACTTACGTACACCTGTATGTGAAATATAGTCTGGGTAGTTCTTGTTCTgagatgtgaaagtgttacatgataGACTACCGAAGCCCACAAATCAATATAGCATGTATGCAGCATGCCTTCCACCATGCTACTGTTATTCTGCAGCAGTTCTTTCTGACCACCCTGCCACAGGAATGATCCTAGTCAGTGTATCAACATTGTTATTTGCTATTGATATATTGACAGGCATGTAGAAGATTGGTAACAGGACTAATTATTGTATGACTTGGAGCACACATTATTGTGTATTTAGTTTAGGTTTAGTATGATCCTATATTCCAAGTAGAAAGCTAGAGGTTCAATTAATCTGTATTGTTTATAAGTTTGTAATGGCGTGTTGTGTCTTTCAGATTGGGCTCATGACCTACCCTGGAAGTCATATGTGTCTGATTGTGGCTGCTGGATTCTCCAGGTTATTCACTCTGCATCCTTGCCAACGTGGATTGTGGGTTGACTTTCTGTGAGGCCAATCACATTGTTActggtacatacagtatgaaaCAGTCTTCTGAGCGGCAGGTTTATGGATATTATGGAGATGATGATGACATTGTACGCGTTCTGCAAAGGCTGTGATGTCATTCATTAAGTTTGGTCATGGTGAGTTCTTTCCAATTGTAGAGCAATTTTCTATTTCTCTTACTTGTAGCATATTCAGATACATGAAGAGTTCGCTATGTAGCCTGGACGTTGTGATGTGAAAAAACTATTATGATTGATGACTATTATGATTGACGAATGGTTAATCAAATTATTTATGTGTGTTAAGTGCTGTTCATGTTTTTATATTTATTCTTACTTTTATGATGTCAGTGATGTCACACAAATCTGATGTATAACTTGAAGCTATGATAGGTACTTGCATAAGCTTGAATTATAAATTAAGTGTTGTGACAGTACGTCATATGCAATCCACCTGTGTACAGCAGCATGTTTTTGTGCCACCATTATCTCTCCAATGTACATTGCTAATGTTGCTATGAGTTACCACCACTGATctcaaaaataatattattaccatGCACTTATAGAGAACATTAATTTCCTCCTACATGGGTTCATTGGCAAGCGTGGTCTGCTCAGTTACCATGGTAACCATTTGCTTTCTTTACAGCTTCCACTTAAAATTTATAtctacattttattgatgaaaacaaTTGGCAATTATAAAGCTTACATATACACTACTTGACAAGCCAGTTACCACATTGGCAATCATATATAGTCTGGTCAGTTTCTATGGTAACTGCATTGCCTTCTCTTCATAAACATAGCTAGCAAAGTGTACATCATGTCCTCTTATATAAGATGGATGACCTTGATcagatcatgcatgcatgacataCATAAAGGAGCCTTTTGTGATTCTGTTTGCCTTTAAGGTTGACAGCCCCACCCTCCTCCCTGCTTTAATTTCTACCCAGCTTGAGCGCTGAGAGCTTCGGGGGTCATGATAAGAAGATGGCCCTTTTGATCTAAAAATAGGTAATTAAGTTTTTGGCCCCTTTTTTATGCCTCCTCCCGTTTAGCCCAATGCTACCATCAAGCTGAATTGGATAAGAAGAGAATGCAAGTATGTACTTTTGTAAGTACTCTCTCTACTTTCTCTCCATTCATGTTCCCTGCTTTAATTTGGCAAGctagggagtgtataaacagtggaatagactactggaatggtggaatgattTTTGTTAAAGTTCTTTGCATCCAACTCCTCACTACTAATCTCTGGCAGAATAATTGCCATgcacattattgcattttagaGCATTATAATTGCCTAGCTACCTCATTGGCACGCGTAATATCATCATGATCAGTTTCCATTGTAACCACATTGTTTTATCCCAAAAGTTATCTAAGTGTACATCATTACAGTGTAGACCTCCATTAATAAGATACTAATATCATACAATTAAAAGGATGACGTCCAGATCATGGATACACACCTTACATAAAAGGAGCATGTTGTGATGCTCTTTGCCTTTGATATGGTTGGCAAAACTTCTTAACTTGCTTTCAAGTTGTGTTTGTGGGAAAGCCAATGACTGTTGAGCATGCCTTTAACCAATCTATTGAGCAGGTGGTTTCCTTAATGTAGCTAATGAATTGTTGGGTGATATCACTAGTACTGCTGCCTTGTTGCCAGGCATGTCATAATGTATCCACTGAACCACCATTACAGCGGCAATACagctaggcatgaggctattatgctccaaaaatcgagcattatgcttttgagcagtgctcaaaaaatcacctattatgcttttgagaattgcccattattcccaaaattatgccaccataattggctaaaaatgccagtttattgctgtattagaccattttcattgatgtttaagcttccaatagtcttgaactctttagctggttgctgtattagagtatttcatttcaatgtgactgctttattagagtaaataataataatattcagtgactgctctattagagtatcgcgatcttttttaacggaattgtgcaatctgcagattttcctactgttaaagctttataatcacctcaaaatgctagcataattcctgattcccacacatgcctattatgcccgaaattatgccggcataatcgccgcatccctaaatACAGCCTTTGTTGGGATCATTTCCACTATATCTGCTAATGTGTTGAAGATAGTGCCTAGCTTGATGAGTCTTTGGAAACGAGATAAGAATAATTTTATGGCATTTTTGACGTAAAAGTATTTTACCCTTGGACTACTTCTTATGTTTCCTCCCTTTTGGCCCAatgttattatatttattatattgttGAGCTGAACTGGATAATAAGAGAATGTACAGTATACGATGAACCAGTAGCTATAGAGAGTCTGTTTTCATACTCTGGGTCCTGCTGCAATGCAACCATTGTTTATAAAAGGCTTGCAACACTAGCGGTCAGGACATCACACAGTCCTTATAGAAAAAATTAGTCATGAGTGATGTATATAAGAAGATCAAGATCAAGATCAAGCCATCAACGATGCAATGGGCCACTGACTTGGCCTGTTCCCATAGTTTGGAACTGGAGTTATTTAATTGTAATTCATGatagtgtgtatgtatatattatgtagctgtTACAATTCTTTGCGTGTCCATTAAAAGAATATACCATGTATAGTTTAACAGGTATGCATTTGCcataatcaatttgtacatgCTGTTTTAACCTAAGATCAAACTGTATTTCTGTTGTGTGTAAAAGGAATGGTATATACATAGAATTGTTGACACTTTTTAAAAggacatgcataattatagctagGTTGCAAGCATATAGTTATGGTATGCATCGGGACCTCATTAACAAGGCCACCTCAAATGGTAGGTTACATATATGTGTACTAGCTAAGTGCCAAACAAAACTATAGGGGGTGTGTGCTATTCCACTTCAAATGCATGAATTGCACATTAATAAGCAGTCACTTAGATGTGCTAATCCTGCGGATCATGATTTACATATATTATACGTAGTTACAAGAACCAATATTGATGTCCTGACTTATGCCTGAATCAGTATTATTTTTAGAAGTGGTTGAAATATCATAGTATCTTAACAGCACTGCATGAGCTGGTCCTCTTTCAGGCATTAGACTCCTGGCGGCTCTAGATCAAGTGGCTAGCTGGCCATATAGCCTCCCCTAAACAGTCAACACTTCCAACATAGCTACTCTGCGCGCGAATCAGTGTAGGCTACTgtcatgttgtgtgtgtgtacacaataATAGCAGTAATGACAAATGACATTCAATCCGGCAGTTTGCAAGGAAGGCTGGCAATTAACTAGCCACCGCTAGGCatgcgccgattatgctggcataattttaggCATAATAGGCATGCCAAAGCATCGAGCATAATGCCGGCATAATGGGCCAgctttgagcataatgggcCAGCTTTGAGCATAATGCGAGCATAATAGGGAAAATTTTCAACAGTTTATACTAGAAAACGTTACAGCATACCTTTGGGTTTAGTAAAGTCCAAAAACGCTATGTCTCTGACTCTCTGCTTGTTGTCTTGCATTGTTTCCCTGTTGTAGCTAAAGCTCCATCAAAAATAATTATCTGGAATTAAGCGCGGTGCTAATTTTCGTActaatagaggacttgcacgcgtgaagcaactgttgctaggcagacatgtttcgggacaactttctatggcgcATATAGACACATTCCAAAATTACGTCAGTGTCATAGCAACAGTCTTCCGCCATTTTGAGTGGGGCCACTGACAATAATCATGATTGCGCTACGTTGAAATACGATGATGAAAACAGCTCGAAAAAAGTGGTATTATTGAACAACAGGCTATGGAAGCCTTCAAGGTTGCAAATTAATGTTTCTGGTTAGCCGCAAAtggttatcagggttgaacaGGTGCGAAGCGTTGACAACAGTAATTGCCTTGTTTGCCAGTACAAGGAGGCGTCTGGATGGCCAGCCGCTATTGCTGTCACTTTCACTAACACAGCAGTAATGACTACTAGACAAAAACGCTATCCTTGTACTGGCAAACAAGGCAATTACTGTTGTCAACGCTTCGCACCtgttcaaccctgataaccaCTTGCGTCTAGCCAGAAACATTAATTTGCAACCTTGAAGGTTTCCATAGCCTGTTGTTCAATAATACCACTTTTTTCGAGCTGTTTTCATCATCGTATTTCAACGTAGCGTAATCATGATTATTGTcagtggccccattcaaaatggcggaagGCTGTTGCTATGACAGTGACGTAATTTTGGAATGTGTCTATTgggtcagaatgaaggtaacgagatttattcactaagcgctgggtatagcggcactgggaagcggggctggtttcgaaatagaagatcttatcattggcttcgtgaaataggtggctaattaaatttcgatacattactcaccaattctaacttcgtcgccttttttaacgagctgtgtggtatttacaacacaactcaacactgattcgcttcattacagcctgtaccaaatcctgagaaagcgcttttcagccaaaacactgtcccgaaacatggccgacagctacggttgcttagcaattacgatgatttacgtcacgctgcaagtcctctatttGAGTGCTAATTGTGAAGTTCAGTACTGTTGACTGCTCTTAAATGGATGTAGTTAGAGAAATAGATTTATCCTCTGACTCTGATGTCAGCGAATCAAGTGACGTTGAGATACATGACAGCAGTAGCGACGTTTGCGGTGAATTGGCATCGAGTAGCAGCTGTACTTTGCTACAAACACACCAGAGGGAAGAGACTGAGAACGCAAGTGAAAGCGATATAAGTACCACACAGAAGAAAGCCCAGTCACTCTTGGATGTGCTGAAGTGCCCACAGCCATCTACTTTGGCGAGGAAAGGAGTGATTACCACAAACAATCCTCCAGCTGGTAAACGTTCTTGTAAGAGCACAAACCAACGTAAAGCTGCAGCTAGCATTAAGCCAAAACAGCGGATTGATGAATTCAAAGGCGAACACCTGTGTGTATCTAGTGGGAAACTATTTTGCAATGCTTGCAGGGAGGAAGTTAATCTGAAAAAGAGCAGTTTAAAGAATCATATTCGATCTGTCAAACATAAGAATGGTAAGGATGCATTAAACACCAAGAATAAAAGAGAAAAAACCATTGCTGAAGCAATACAGCAACATAACAGTGAAGTACACCCTAGAGGGGAAACACTGCCAATGGAACAACAAGTACACCGTGTTAAAGTGGTAGAATCTTTTCTCAGAGCTGCAGTTCCGTTGAGCAAACTACAGCACTTCAGAAAACTGCTTGAAGAAACTGGATATCGTCTTACTGACAGGCACCACATGTCGGATTTGATCCCAGTAGTTTTGAAGCAAGAGAAAAGTAGAATACAAGGTGAGATTTCTGAACAAGATGTTTCAGTAATATTTGATGGCACTAGTCGATTGGGTGAAGCTCTTGCTATGGTAGTGCATTTTGTTACTTGTGAGTGGAACATTGAACAGCGTCTTATCAAAGTGCAGCTGTTGTCGAAGAGCCTCAAAGGAGAAGAAATTGCTCGAGAGCTTATACACACTTTGTCTACACAGTACAGTATTGGTACTGATAACCTCTTAGCAGCCATGAGAGATCGAGCAGCATCTAACGGTGTTGCTATGAGAACAGTTAAGGTGCTGTATCCTAATCTAGGATGCTTTTCACACACAATTGACAGAGTGGGAGAAAATTTTCATACTCCAATACTTCATGAGTTTGGAATAGCTTGGGTGAGTATGTTTTCACACAGCCCTAAAACCAAACTGCTTTGGAAGGAACTAACAGGAAAGCAAATGATTTCCTACAGTCCTACAAGATGGTGGAGTCGGTGGGAAGTTTACTATCAGGTTATGGTACATTTTGGGGATGTGGAGCCATTTCTTAAGAATAATGAAGATCTTCCTTCTGCTACAAGAACCAAGCTGCTCTCGTTCTTCACTGATGACAAAAAGGACAAGCTTCAAGTTGAGTTAGCAGCTGTAATCGACTATGGTGAGGAGTTTGTTAAAACCACTTACAAGCTGGAAGGAGATGGTCCCTTGGTTTTTACATGC
This region includes:
- the LOC136262037 gene encoding uncharacterized protein isoform X1; translation: MAEGSWRQTREVGEKAAINLDNKTTVLVQWESSNNVKDKTETSRLLWTTPVVYNEMYLQIIREDLNFKTAVDNTSSLYNETLLQIMRYQDYCQQGYLRQQDG
- the LOC136262037 gene encoding uncharacterized protein isoform X2, producing MAEGSWRQTREVGEKAAINLDNKTTVLVQWESSNNVKDKTETSRLLWTTPVVYNEMYLQIIREDLNFKTAVDNTSSLYNETLLQIIRKD
- the LOC136262037 gene encoding uncharacterized protein isoform X3 — translated: MAEGSWRQTREVGEKAAINLDNKTTVLVQWESSNNVKDKTETSRLLWTTPVVYNEMYLQIIREDLNFKTAVDNTSSLYNETLLQIMR